The proteins below come from a single Pedobacter aquae genomic window:
- the mnmE gene encoding tRNA uridine-5-carboxymethylaminomethyl(34) synthesis GTPase MnmE, with the protein MSLHQEETIVALATPAGIGAIGVIRLSGPEAISITNKVFYGKNLEAQDSHTIHFGTLRDGDFIIDEVLVSLFVAPKSYTKENVVEISCHGSDYIIASIIKLMIKNGARAAKAGEFTLRAFLNGGLDLSQAEAVADLIASSSKSAHQLALQQMRGGFSNELKNLREQLIHFASMIELELDFSEEDVEFANRDQLKQLILAINKVVSRLIQSFEMGNVIKNGVPVVIAGKPNVGKSTLLNVLLNEERAIVSDIAGTTRDTVEDEITLKGVRFRFIDTAGIRETADIIEAKGVERTFEKIKSSAIVLYLFDPRETSLTELKAIMDDLHQVIQENNSKLLLVANKTDETQVNNALTGFESLGEILNISAKEKYNIQLLEDELLKAANLSQINKDEVIVSNIRHLEALQKTEASLSRVLHGIDNPVTSDFLAMDIKQALYYLGEITGTVTTDDLLENIFSKFCIGK; encoded by the coding sequence ATGTCTTTACATCAAGAAGAAACCATTGTTGCGCTGGCAACACCAGCAGGAATAGGGGCTATAGGCGTTATCAGGCTATCAGGTCCAGAGGCTATAAGCATCACCAATAAAGTATTTTATGGTAAAAATTTAGAAGCACAAGACTCGCACACCATACATTTTGGAACTTTAAGAGACGGAGATTTTATCATTGATGAAGTTTTAGTTTCGCTTTTTGTAGCTCCAAAATCATATACCAAAGAAAACGTGGTAGAAATTAGCTGCCACGGTTCAGATTATATCATTGCCAGCATCATTAAATTGATGATAAAAAATGGTGCAAGAGCAGCAAAAGCAGGCGAATTTACTTTAAGAGCTTTTTTAAATGGAGGCTTAGATTTATCTCAGGCAGAAGCTGTTGCAGATTTAATTGCTTCAAGTTCAAAATCGGCACACCAATTAGCTTTACAGCAGATGCGTGGTGGTTTTTCTAACGAATTAAAGAACCTAAGAGAGCAACTCATTCATTTTGCTTCTATGATAGAGCTGGAATTAGATTTTAGCGAAGAAGATGTAGAATTTGCAAACCGCGACCAGCTTAAACAACTTATCTTGGCTATTAATAAAGTCGTTTCAAGGTTAATACAATCCTTTGAGATGGGTAACGTGATTAAAAATGGTGTACCTGTGGTAATTGCAGGTAAGCCCAACGTTGGTAAATCTACCTTGTTAAATGTTTTATTGAATGAGGAGAGGGCTATTGTTTCTGATATTGCTGGCACTACCAGAGATACCGTAGAAGATGAAATTACTTTGAAAGGTGTACGTTTTAGATTTATTGATACCGCCGGGATAAGAGAAACAGCAGACATTATTGAGGCAAAAGGAGTAGAGCGCACTTTCGAGAAGATAAAATCATCTGCCATTGTGCTTTACCTGTTCGACCCAAGAGAGACATCCTTAACAGAATTAAAAGCTATTATGGATGATTTGCATCAAGTTATCCAAGAAAATAATAGCAAACTGCTTTTAGTAGCTAATAAAACCGATGAAACACAAGTTAACAATGCTTTAACAGGCTTTGAGTCTTTAGGCGAGATTTTGAACATCTCCGCAAAGGAAAAATACAATATCCAATTGTTAGAAGATGAGCTTTTGAAAGCAGCAAACCTTAGTCAAATTAATAAAGATGAAGTAATTGTGAGTAACATACGCCATTTAGAAGCCTTACAAAAAACAGAAGCATCATTAAGCCGGGTTTTACACGGTATAGATAACCCCGTAACTTCTGATTTTTTAGCTATGGATATTAAACAGGCTTTATACTATCTGGGTGAGATAACAGGCACTGTTACCACAGATGATTTGTTGGAGAATATTTTTAGTAAGTTTTGTATAGGAAAGTAG
- a CDS encoding type I restriction-modification system subunit M N-terminal domain-containing protein yields MSKEQERDELHRAIWQIANDLRGSVDGWDFKSYVLGLLFYRFISDNLAYRLNYLS; encoded by the coding sequence ATGTCTAAAGAACAAGAACGCGACGAACTCCACAGAGCCATTTGGCAGATTGCAAACGATTTAAGAGGAAGTGTAGATGGATGGGATTTTAAATCCTATGTATTAGGACTGCTGTTTTACCGTTTCATATCGGATAATCTAGCTTACAGATTAAATTATTTATCATAG